A segment of the Lycium ferocissimum isolate CSIRO_LF1 chromosome 10, AGI_CSIRO_Lferr_CH_V1, whole genome shotgun sequence genome:
ATCGATGTTATATATTGGACTGAACATATGATTTATAAGATGTCTAGTTGATTTGTGCTTTATATTGATACTCATGGAAAAAAACGTTGAAGTAATGGTTGAAAAGCAATTTAACAAAGAAAATGTCAcactaaatttaaaattttgaatttgactTCCTAAAGTGTATGATATTTTGTGATAAAACTATTCGTAGTGAAATAATATCAAATATTTTAGTGTGTCATGCACCCTTACAATGGAGGCAATAGTTACTTTCGTTTTCTCCTTCGCCATAAGCCATCACCAACTTAACGTTGAGGGGACCAAAATTTAGGACGATAAAAGGGTAGTTGCTATTAGAAAAGAGCATTCTATTGTTTGCTTTCTGTTATCTTTTAAAAATCTCATCGAAAGTGACAAAGCACGAATATCATGAGAGTGGACATACCCAAATTGAATGCAAAAGTTTTGGGTTAGAAAAGAACTAGggatgaatttgatgaaatGGATGTTCTATTTGGATGAACTTGAAGTTGTCTTTAAAGTGATGGGCCATTATCCATATCTCagaaaaaatcaagagaaatttaCGCGGTTAGTCACGCTTCTAAGGGTTACAACATAATTAGCACCACTCgtaaatttcttcaaaaaaacaGCTTTTTACCTATTTGACAAATTAAAAAAGTGGTATTGTTAATTAGAAAATAACTGTAAAATTTATATCCCACTAAACTAGGGATTCACCTATATCTCTTAATGTTTATTATCTTGTCTCTCTCTTGTTAAACTCCCTTTATTCTCTTAATTACTATGCAACTAAAACTATTTACTGACAATTTTTTAGAAGTATTCTATTTACCAATGTATACAATATGCATggtataatttaattatattataattttatcgaggtatattattatatatacatggtaATTTATTTTTAGAGGCACACTGATATACTTTATACGTAGTATAGTTTAACATAGATTGTAATGGTATAaggtataatattatatatacctggtataatatatatatttttttcgaaatgctatgtatattgaTTTAATTTTTGTGACCTTTTTTATTGGAAAAtattacacatacatatatatatatatatacatgtaattAGAGATATACACATAAATAATATGTTAATATCCAGATTTAAATTCCAAATAAGAgaaccaaaagaagaaataaggaaaatatgaaaaaaggACGTTAGAAATGGAAAGGACCAAAAACAATTGAATGATATTATCACATATGGAAGATAAATATTATGTCCAAAAAATAGGAAGAGTTGGCATTTATTCTCGTTCACCTGAATTCTAGGATTTTTCTTTGGAAGCTGTTAATATTTAATTGCTACTATATGAAAACTAATTAGCTCAGCTACAATTGTGCAAATTTTTTTAACCATTGTATAGTTATTATGTTCTTTTCCCAAAAATCAATCCAAACATATGAATCCTCTTACACTCGACTTGTAACGGATAAGCggttctttttttattttatttttttattttatcactCGGTGTTCGATAACTGCATTGGTGTGGAATCAATTTAAATTCGCGTCGTGAAGTCTCACATTCTGGATCATTTAATCTCCATCTCGTTCACACCTTCTTCTTCTCAACTCGCAGACTCATTCACAAAGCCCTTGACTGGTCCTCTTCATCACCATTTATTGCACAAGTTGGGTGTGCTTTCTAACCCCTCCAAGGAAGAAAAGGAATTGGGCAAGTAGGTTTCGTTTGATaaacatataaaaaagtaaaacttacacaaatacctaccttttaatagcttctaactagttatagctacaagttgaagatttacaattcgtagctgctTTTGGCTGTATTTCAGTTGTATCTcacatttttgaaatacagtgaaatatagtgaaatacaacgaaatacaaaacatgttagagtaaatttaggctctatttttggaacatattttttaaaaaaaattatgagagaaaaaataggctatatttttttaacataatattcttttcctttttaaatagtaagtcaaattaaatcaaccatatttcacacAAATCCTTTGAAGAGTAAAATCAGGTCCTATTTATGGAAcagttttataaaaaaaaaattatgggattTAATTTAAACCTTGCCATAAATCACGCATAACGGTTGTTCTTCCATAAAAGCTTACGAAtctctctcaacttttatcactgaaaaatatacattgaaatataatgaaatatgtttaattgtttaagaaatataaagttatagtatgcgtatatacaatggaatacaatgaaatataccAGAAActgtttcataaattagaaatacaaaatgcagaaatatattgaaatacagcgaaatacaaaAGTCGTGAAAACAAAGTGTAGTAAAAATCGGCTCTATATTtggaacattcactatatttataccaaaaaaagataaatacattgaaatacagcgaaataatatactgaaaattaaatatattgttTGTTAATACAcagaaatacactgaaatatactgaaatattttatcaaacacttggtgggcatgaagctccacaactctcatcaatggtATTCTCATGGGAAAGAAGCGAGTCGTCTCAGATTGCTACAAAAAGGACGTTATCGGAGATAAAGACTTTCAATTGGACTAGTTAGGCGTGGGATGACTTGAGTGGATGTAAATTCGATAGCTCATATCTACTATGTCCATCAATTTGTTTTGAACTCAAATTTACCTCAAACTTTTCCCAACAATCTCTAGATCTTTCTATCTTTGATAGAAGTCCGGAACTAGAACAACAAAAAAGAGGAAGGCCTTGACACTTTTAACGCAATTATGTATCCAATTTCAATTAGTTCTTCCAAAGGACAACTTtcttttgggaatatcttcaacTGGAGCAATTTCCAACATTCTTCTTTTGAAAGGAATCGAAGGAGATGAACGCCATCGCGATTAACTTGTGAAGCCACGTCTTGGAGTCTGCTTGTGAAGAGAATTCTACTTCCATAATCTCTGTGTGCGCCaacagagagagaaagaggggtgagggagaaaataaatttggtagGTGAGggaaaatcaatttaaaagacTAGGAGATGGAACGGAGAGAAAAAGAGGGGTGAGAGAGAAAATAGATTTGATaggtgagagaaaaatatttggaaaaaaaaaaagattgtggGTAAGTAGGAGAGAGGTACTTATTTTTAGGGAAATATACTGTAGTTACAAAAACAAGTTATAGatggtaatttgataaataattaagctaccaaatataattttaaaaaaaaagtagttattactaataaataagtcttagaggtagTTATGGGCTGTAAAAATTCCTATAAAAAAAGGTTATATCATATATGCCCAAAATAGAGAAGGTTGGCATCTACAGAAGGTTTTGGGCCTTTTATTTGGGCTGTTCTCTTTTCGTTCACTTTTGGGCTTCAAACGCAGATAATgacgggcaatttgcacgacTGTCCGTCTTcgagggtggtctttaattttttcccttcacctAAAAACACATGGGTTTCGAGTTCGAACtcccactcagtcaaaaattaaaaaaaaatcacaaaatagagtttggattcgcaaggtaGAATTTACctacaaaactctaccttaacgCAGAGTTTGCCTTCAGACATAAGGAGTTTGAATCTAAAACTTtgccttacgatttttttttttttttttttggattgatcaggagttcgaacccagaactcATGAATTTTTAGccaaaggacaaaaaaaaaagaacaacaattttagggacagaaattaaagactagtgcctttgaaggacaatctgCGCAAAAACATGGATAATGACTTCTTCACAATTTGGGCCTCAACAAATATTCCAGAAGCTATATATTttacaatttatatttatttattaggCTGCTAAATAGTCGCCAAATAAGAGAAAAGGGTTATATCAtagggaaaaggacactgtGTGTCCACTCAGCCAAACTAATCCCACATTTAACCACTGTTTGGGATTAATCTCACTAGGTCTCCGGTCGGCCCAAATTAATGCCAGAAAATATCCTATTCGGCccaaattaatccaaaaattTGTGGCGGCCCAATGaccgcttaaaaaaaaaaagggaaaagggtcaaaaatacccctctactttggaaaaagggctaaaaatatcctccgaattTATTTTAggtaaaaaatacccctcccatccttaaagttttcaaatatacccctgtcttgacggaaattatcccccaaaataaatCGAAATCAGTTTTTAAACcagctccatcatttaaacccgactcaactaaataataacccataagatctccttattcccccaatatgtagatttgaagtttgagggaattagGGGGTGGGGGAatgggatcttatgggttattattttgttgggtttaaatgatgagcagtttaaaaaataattttgggttattttgggaGATAATTTCGGTCGAGACACGGtacatttgaaaactttaaggatgagaggggtatttttgacccaaaataagttgggaggatatttttagccctttttccaaagtataggggtatttttgacccttttccctaaaaaaaataaaagactttttgtggcgactaagtcgccacaaaaacgtcgccactaaagggctgctacagcatatatacatatgttggaattatatatacactttatatacaagaattatacattttatatacatatgctggaattaatcttacatttattatacataaattatatgttaattatacatttattatacacatattatacaataatgatatgatatttatttttaacgtatacaatagtgatacatattatataccacaatgatacggtttctatgatacattttttatacgtatgatagactttctatacaagactgatatagtttatatacatatctttggaattatatatacactttctatacaaaaatgatacatattatatacaaaatgaTACAAACTATAtcatatacacaaatgatacatatatttacaaaaatgatgcataccttagtgattcatattttatacagtttctatacattacaaatAGGTATTgttacatatttttatacacaaacgatacatattatatacaaaaatcgcctcagagttttttgggatatttcttactaaatatacacatattatacatgttttgaaatatttaatCTTTAGTAGTGACttttttaattgccactaaaaagcctgatttttctgtagcagccctttagtggcgactaaagtctgatttttttttttaaaaaaaggaagttATGGGATTGTTGGATCGGCCAGCCTTTAGTGGCAACTTTTTAAATCCTTTGTGGCGACTTTTAGTAGCCACAAAAGGCTTGCTACAGATTTTGGCTACCGGATGGAAATAGTTTATGGGCTAATTTTTGGGTTTGGGAATAGATGGGCCAGCGCATGGGATTATTTATGGCCCAGCGGCCATTTGTGTACTTTTCCCTATATCATATATGCCCAAAATAGAGAAGGTTGGCATCTACGGAAGGTTTTGGGCCTTTTATTTGGGCTGTTCTCTTTTCGTTCACTTTTGGGCTTCAAACGCAGATAATgacgggcaatttgcacgacTGTCCGtcttcgggggtggtctttaatttttttccttgtcCTAAAAACACATGGAttatgggttcgaacccccactcagtcaaaaattaaaagaaaaaatctcaaaatagagtttggattcgcaaggtaGAATTTACctacaaaactctaccttaaggcgggcaaaactctaccttaacgCAGAGTTTGCCTTCAGACACAAGGAGTTTGAatccaaaactctgccttgcgattttttttttaaattttttttgattgagcAGGAGTTCAAACCCGGAACTCATGAATTTTTAGccgaaggccaaaaattaaaaaacaacaattttagggacagaaattaaagactagtgcctttgaaggacaatctgCGCAAAAACATGGATAATGACTTCTTCACAATTTGGGCCTCAACAAATATTCCAGAAGCTATATATTttacaatttatatttatttattaggCTGCTAAATAGTCGCCAAATAAGAGAAAGACACCTGGCATAGTTTGTTATTCTTTTATTCCTTTTGTTTTGTATAAATAATGACTGTacaatgatatttttttaattattttaatccATTCATGTAGGTTCTACACACACCTATGATAATGGGGGGTTTGGCTAGATCCTACCCGTTTATTTGATATAGCAAAAGGGTACACAGAGGAGGACATAAACCTTTACCTCCAGGATACAATGCAAAATGAGTGAACTCATTCTAGTAAATAAGTCCAAGAGAAAGTAGAAATTAACAAGAAAAGATTCCTCCCTTTGTTTACATTTGGCATATGACAGATGGAAAACTAAGAAAACCAAGAACATTTGGAGGCGTACAGAGCTAATCATTTGTAGTGTAGTAGTGTCTTTTTTTTGGTTCTCATCCTGAAATGGACATATCCTCTTTCATCATTCTTCATTAAAGCTTTAACCTTCAAAGGTAAGGAGATGACTTGTGCGAAGAATCTGTCGTTTCTATCCAATGGCGGATGGAACTCTATaacttggggttcaattgaaccccaaactttcgtTGCggggtataaatttatgtgtaaaaatttactaaaattacaataaatagtagatatgaacccataatttTAGAAATATAATTGTTTAGTGCTAAAAATTTAAGATGTTGAACCCCTAAAActtaaatcctagatccgcctctaaTTCTATCATTGTACCCAAGATTGGCTAATTGATCTGCTACAAAGTTTGCCTCCATAAAACAGTGATGTGCATGACTGCTACTCAGATGAGGAAACTATCTGATCTTCTGAATATGATCCCTTAATTGTGTTTGAGTGATTCAGTTTGCATTCACCATATTAATAACAAGAAGGGAGTGGGATTCCACATGTATATCATGATATCCATTCTCAGTACACCACTATAAACATTTAAAGAGAGCCATACATTCAACATAGTTGTTGCTAGCAGTCCCAAAATAACAATGAAAAGTCATCATCATATTGCCATTCATATCTCTTAAGACCCCACCACCTGCAGCCTCTCTTGGATTGCCTTTACAATACCCACTAGTATTGAGCTTCACAGTGTAGTGATTTGGTTTGATCCACCTGATAATCTTTACATCCAGCTTTGCCTTGTACACCTTGTCACAAATTTCCAACCAATTGGCCTGAAATTAATAGAGGGAGTGTGGCTATTCAAAATAAAATGAGTTAGTCCTAACATTGATGtgaaatacagaaaacaagATTCACGTcacatcatcttcttcttatttttacaAAACTTCAAGTTTCGTAAGTTTTAAAGCATGGAAagttcttttattaaaaaaaatgttaaccTATAATCTTCACTTCAATTGAAAACTGAAATGGTTTGAAAAGATTAAACCATTTATGAATTACTAGGGATGAACAAAGATGACCCTCCAAATATTTTCGTAAATTGAGTGCTGAATATTGTGTAAACAGAGAATTGGGATGACCTGTATGTGATACCATGAtaagaaaattataaattttgtgTCTAATTTAAATATAAAGTTAGCTTATGAGTGAAGAATTGCCCAACATTATATAAGAAGACAAGTTGTCACATCACCAATAATGTACGATAATAATACGATGCGAACTCGAATTAATTGAGTCGATAAATTTCGGATACTtgatgaattaaataaataatttactaGAGAAGAATGACTTTTTGTTTCTTGTCTCTTTTGCACTTATCCTTCTCGTTTATTCATTTCTTTGGGTGCAGGAAAAGCACAAAGCCACTAATTGTTAAAATAAGCAAATTGAGATAACGTGTGTTGCAATGTTAATCTTGCCGTCCCAGGAAATAAGCAACAAGCAAACCCAGTCCTCTCTTatcactttcctttcttttactCCTATCTCaaaggttaaaaaaataaaactatatTATCTACTgattttaaaaacaatttttcttccattcttGGATACGGAGTATTATTTTCGATATAATaaacgaaagaaaaaaacattttacTAACGTTAATAGTATGAAGTTTGTCCTTAAATAATCATGTTATAGTTAAGATGTTAAAATTATACCTTCGAATAAAGGTTGCTACAGCTTGAGATACTTTTATAAATTATATGGAACATTTTTAATCTAATAAATACtttctctgtctcaatttatgtggcatcgcttgaatttcgagagtcaagcgagtttttccttattcattttttaaaatgtcttttaaatatattttgaattgttaagtATTTTGACTTATAGTATTTGTTACATAGTTTCTaaacatataaattttataaatattttaaaatttatttataaatttacggtcaaaattaaaaaatttaactctcaaaatttgaaaaatgtcATCTAAATTAGAATAGAATGAGTAGCTAAACCTATTTTCGTTTTTCCAATTAGTACAGCAAGAAAAATCACAAACTACATGCCCAGCAACAACTGCTATTTTGCCCCTTTTCCAATTCAATATTCATCACATAAATGAAGTAAATTATAAGATTTCGATTGTCAAAATTAGACAAATGGCAGATATGGCCAATTCGGATTGGTCTAACTTTGCCATCTTATTCACACTTGGAATTCCAATCTTCTAGTCAACGGccactttccctttcaattaAACAATACTCCCATccttctaattttatttatctactatattaaaaataaatatttatttttatttatttattttgaaaaatcaaaaaataatttatccttattattaattatactGACTTTCTGGTGCagctttcaaaatattaaacttattatatttaaatagtgatataataaatttattattttttaaattagcTATCAAGTCAAAACATGAACAactaaaaatggacggagggagcaGTACCAGCATCAATCTCATTTAAACTTAATTAATTGTCCATATGTGTCTCTCCACCTCGAAAATCACGTTAAGAATTTGTCAAAAATAAATCTAGTTGCTTACCAAACGCAAGAACTTAAAAGTGtccatttgttttcttcttcataAAAACATAAGCAGAACACATACAACTTATAAAGATGAGCTGCAACTGATATTGATCAATATTTATGCACCCAAATAATGGAAAACAAGAAGATGGTATTATCAAAACAAATGGATCCAAAGATATGGAGTAAATTACCAGAAGATGTGTTGGAATATTTGCTTTCATTTCTTCCATTAAAGACTTTCTTGAAACTCAGATCAACTTGTAAGCATTTCAAGACTCTTCTTTTTTCACCTCCTTTTATTTCCAAACACTCCGCTAAATCTTCTAATTCatcacctttttcttcatttttcttactTTCACACCCACAATTTCCAAGACAGTACCCTCTTTTTGACACTGTTCACAACAACTGGAGAAATTTATCTCTTTGTATTTCACCTGTTTTGCCATCTTCTTCATCTGTTCTTTTATCTTCTTCTAATGGTTTGCTTTGTTTCACTCGCCCAAGTTCTAATTCTTTCATTATAACAAATGTTTTAGCAAGAACTTCAAGGGTTGTTAAATTTCCAACTTTGCCTTTTGCTTTTGAGTCCCTCACATTGATTTCTTTAAGTAATAATGGATATAAGTTGTTTGTGATATCTACTGTTGGATCTTCAAGCCAAGTTTTTGTCTATGATTCTTTGGTTCATTCTTGGAGTCAATTTGGAGGATTTGATCTGattttaaatgaaaatcatcatcaagaAGGTGTTTTTTATAAAGGGTATTTGTATTTTATTACCCCAGAGCCTTATTTTATAGTATGTATGGATCTTAATACTGGGGAGTGGCGAAGATCAAATTTTGAGCTACCTAATGAGCTTACTTTTGCTAGATTGGTGAGTGATGGAGATAAAAAATTGTACATGATTAGTGGAAATGGAAGTAATGGGATTTCAAGAAGCATGAAGTTGTGGGAATTGGATGAAAATTCCAAGATTTGGATGGAAGTTGAGAATGTGCCAGAATTGATATGTAGGAAGTTTTTATCTGTTTGTTATCATAACTATGAGCATGTTTATTGCTTTTGGCATAAAGGGTTGATTTGtgtttgttgttattcttggcCTGAGATATTGTATTACAAGGTTACTAGAAGGACTTGGCATTGGCTTCCAAAATGCCCTTCATTGCCTGATAAATGGAGCTGTGGATTTAGATGGTTTTCCTTTGTTCCTGAGCTATATGCCTCTGTGTAATAGTAACATCAATTGGTTCTAAAGGTTTTTGTTCCTCGACTCTCTTTATGttatgttcttttcttttttcgtttTGGTGTATATAGGAGTAGCATTGTGTTTTATTTGCTACAGTTAGCTGTGATCTAATAGCATATGAAAGCCTTGTAAAAGCATTGTTTGTTCAAAAGAATTTGAGTGGTGTTGTTGAAATTTGGTGTACTTTGAAAAGGAAGACAATTGAATTTCTTGTCTTGGTTTGGACAACTTTGTATGACTTTAATCTTCAGACGGTGATTGATGTCTCTGTGTTTGTGCAAAAGAACTTGTTATCAACATGCAATGAATGTGGAGCAATATTTGTGTGTATTACTTAACTAGGGAGTATGGCTCAATTTCTATGAATTTTTGTGGTTATTGGTTCTTCATGAAAGGTTCTTCAGAGCAACTTTAGAGCTCAAATCCTAGAACTGTTTTCTCTATAGTTGAAAGTTGAAACCACTGAATTTTTATGTGTCGAAAATATCAGATTATGTCATCTACGGTTGAGTTTTCTTCAGTAGGTTATTTTATTATCTGGTGCTGGATCATATAGATAGAGAGATCTAGACTGTAAGAAGATGTAACAGTTTTCTTCCTTAGGGCACCCATATCCCAGACCCGAACGGTCTGATCTAGAGATGCAGAGACAACCAAGTAGTCTTTGGGATGAAATAAGGCAGACATCACATAATGGTTGTGCCCAGTCAAGACAGAAATACAAGTGCGGGACTGCCAGTTCCATATCCTGATTGTCTGATCATCACTTGCACTGATAATCCAGGGATTCATGATGAAATTGAACAGTGCGAATATAATCAAGATGACCAAGCAGGGTAAATAAGCACCATTGCAGCTTATAATTCCAGACCTTTATCGTGTAGTCATTCCCTGTGAGCATTAATATATACTGAGAACATGCTAACACAGTATTTCCATTATGCAAATGCACAAAGACATACGGGTCTGGGGAGAGCAGGATGTAACGATGGACCAAACTATGAGAATAATGCTACAACGGATGGTAACAGTAATCAAAAGGCAAAAAACTGCAAGAATAATGCTAAAACTACAACAGACATGGTGCTCCAGACTACCACAGGCCTACCCCGCCAAAAAGCAATACCTCACTCAACTATCTACTAACCTTTGTGATCAGTGATGGAGTCAGGATTTGCGATAAGGGAATTCAAAATAAGGAGGAATAAACACCCGAAGAAGCTCaaaggggttcaacatctactatctatatataaaaaattattttaaccatgtataaacCATTAATTTTTTGCGACGAGGGTTCGGATCCATACCCCTTATCCCATAGCACATATTTTATAGCTATGCAACAGTATGtattcttaaaagaaaaaagaaaaggaaagttCCAGAAACAAAGAGAGTGAAAATGAACGCCAACCAATGTGTTCGTCAAATCGATCCATGAGAGTTCCCATACGGTAATCCCAAAGCTGAATCCCACCGCTGTGAAGGCTAGCTAAAATCCATGGCCTTTTGCTATAAAAACTGAGTCCTTTAACTCGTCTCCAATTTCGTAAACATCTCAACTTTAGGGTACATTTTGTCCCTTTGTGTGTCGGAGTGTTGGAAATAGATAATGATTAAACTTATTGAACGCAAATAACGGGACCTTAGGTCCATTCAGATTTAGactaagtgcaaacaaatgagacCTTAGTATAATAGTTAACCGTTTCAAAAGGAGTATACTGTGCATGTATAATTAAGAACATGAAAATATTTACCCTAAAAATGGTGTGTGTTAATCTCATTTAGCTAGCTTTATAGCGAAAGAATCTAACCCCTCGGAAGTCCTCAACCTTAATGTGTTTGAGGACTTCTATAGCGATAtcatatgaaaataataacattattaataataataataatgctaTACAAAAATTGAATTTCGTCACCTACTAACTTCAACTACGAAACTCGATCTGAAATGGGTCAAATATTCATCAAATAACTTCAAATTTTAATCACAACTTCAATGTCTTACCAAAATTTCTTAAGTTTTTCAAGCttttaaaaccccaaaaaatgaattttttaatttttttcactttaattcaaCCAACAATGTTTAGATCCGTGATGAGAAGCATGAATAGCACTCTCAATCAATTTCTAAGCATCAAAAGATGGACATCATAATCAAGAATGAGAAATTATTGTTTTTTCCTAAATAtttcatattatatacaaaatgtgCTAAATTGGATAAGATCTAAAAATATGGGTTCTTTTTAGCTATAAGTTTGGTCAAAGTGATATAAGGGGtaaaaatatctatttttgAAGCCTGAAATAGTTTCAATTTTCATGTGGAAAACTCACGGATACACTTATTGGTTTGTCATAACGACTCATTGTAAGTTAATTATTCA
Coding sequences within it:
- the LOC132033472 gene encoding F-box/kelch-repeat protein At5g43190 encodes the protein MENKKMVLSKQMDPKIWSKLPEDVLEYLLSFLPLKTFLKLRSTCKHFKTLLFSPPFISKHSAKSSNSSPFSSFFLLSHPQFPRQYPLFDTVHNNWRNLSLCISPVLPSSSSVLLSSSNGLLCFTRPSSNSFIITNVLARTSRVVKFPTLPFAFESLTLISLSNNGYKLFVISTVGSSSQVFVYDSLVHSWSQFGGFDLILNENHHQEGVFYKGYLYFITPEPYFIVCMDLNTGEWRRSNFELPNELTFARLVSDGDKKLYMISGNGSNGISRSMKLWELDENSKIWMEVENVPELICRKFLSVCYHNYEHVYCFWHKGLICVCCYSWPEILYYKVTRRTWHWLPKCPSLPDKWSCGFRWFSFVPELYASV